In one Gammaproteobacteria bacterium genomic region, the following are encoded:
- a CDS encoding cytochrome c: MIRSTTLPAALLMATLLAACDYHSGEPEQGPAGTGPGGGQRVVAAPQDRSPAAEAFRQHCSKCHGLPEPESHTAGQWPLVVVRMRQHMRDGADTPSDETLQEIVSYLQARAGPD; the protein is encoded by the coding sequence ATGATTAGATCTACGACACTTCCGGCGGCGCTGTTGATGGCGACGTTGCTGGCCGCTTGTGACTATCACAGTGGGGAACCGGAACAGGGTCCGGCCGGGACCGGGCCGGGAGGAGGGCAGAGAGTGGTGGCGGCACCGCAAGACCGGTCCCCGGCTGCCGAGGCGTTCCGTCAACACTGCAGCAAGTGCCACGGCCTGCCCGAGCCTGAGAGCCACACTGCCGGCCAATGGCCGCTGGTGGTAGTCCGTATGCGTCAGCACATGCGCGACGGGGCGGATACACCCTCCGATGAGACCTTGCAGGAAATCGTGAGTTATCTGCAGGCCCGGGCCGGCCCGGACTGA